The genomic region TACGCGACGGTGAGGCCGGCGGCGGTGATTCCCAGCTCGGTGCTCATCAGTCGTCCTCCTGCTCGACCGGACTGAGCCGGATCTCGCCGTCCTCGGTGGTGGTGACGCGCAGCAACGTGCCGGGCGGCAGCAGGTCGGCGACGTGCGGCGGCAGCGGCAGCGAGCCGTCCGTGGCGACCACCGCGAACTCCTCGCCGGAGCGGCCTTCGGAGGCGATCCGGCCGTCCCGGATGGTGATCGTCCGGGGCAGCACCGCGGCGACGTCGGGGTCGTGGGTGATCAGCAGCACGGTCATCCCGGTGGTCCGGTTGATCGTGGAGATGGCCGCGAGCACCTCGTCGCGGGCCTGGTGGTCGAGCTGGCTGGTCGGCTCGTCGGCGAGCAGCAGCCCGGGGAAGGTCGCGATGCCCACCGCGACCGCGCAGAGCTGGATCTGACCGGGCGTCAGCGAGCCGAGCGGCGTCCGCGCGTGGTTGCCGAGGCCAACGAGTTCGAGCACCTCCGCCGGCTCGGGCAGGTGCCGGTCCGCCGGAGCCGCGCGCTGGGCGTAACGGACGTTGTCGATCGCGTCGAGGTAGGGGATGAGGTTGCGTCCGGCGCCCTGGAGCACGATGCCGACGTCGGCTGCTCGCATCCGGTCCAGCTCGGCCTCGGTCATCGTGGCCAGGTTGTGGTCGCCGATCCGGAGCCGGCCCGCGCTCGGCGTGAGCAGACCGCCGCACAGCTGCAGCAAGGTCGACTTGCCGGCACCGGACGGGCCGAGCAGCCCGACCAGTTCCCCGGCCTGAACGGTGATCCCGATTCCGGAGAGCGCGGCCACGTCGTGCCCCTGGCTGCGGTAGATGTGCACCAGCCCGCTGGTACTGATCGCCAGCCCGCCCCGCCGGACGCGAGGCATCAGTGCGGTCATGGGGCCTCCCGGCCTGGACTGAGGAGCGGAGGGAGCGAAGCGACTGGAGTGACGAGGGAAGGCCGGGAGTTCCAGCCCCATGACCCGCCGAGCCGGAGGCGAGGCATCAGTACAGTCATGACAGGTCCTCCCGGATCCGCTGGTACCCGGCGCGGCGGTTGACGCCCGCTCCGAGCAGAACGGTGGTGGTGGTCAGGACGACGGTCCCGATCAGCCAGAGCACGGCCGCGACGACCCAGTTCGTCCCGAGGTCGAGCGGGATCGCCGACGGCTGCCCGGTGTCGGCGAACAGCGGGATCAGCGGCAGCGCGATCTGCGCCCCGACGACCCCGCAGGCCGAACCGAGCAGCACGGCCAGCGCGACCGGACCGGTCTGCTCCCAGCGCGCCGCCCGCCCGGTCGTCGCCGCCGGTACGCCGGTGATCTTGAGGCTCGCGTAGTCCTGGGCCCGGGAACGCCACGAGGTGACCACCATCAGCAGCAGCACGATGATCGCCAGCGACCAGCCCGCGATCCCGACCACCGGCGTCAGCTGCAACGCCAGCGCGCTCGCCGACCGCCCGTACGTCGCGGCGACGTCGTCGCTGCGGTCGGCGACCTTCGCGTCGATCCGTTCCTTCTCCAGCGCCGCGAGCACCCGGTCGGCGTTCGCCAGGCCCTCGGGCGTCAGCCAGATCTCGAACGCGATCCGCAGCGGGTCGACGCCACCGCCGAGCCGCCGCATCGTCTCCAGGTCCACCACGGCCGTGCGCTCGGGGTACCGGTTGATCGGTCCGTCCAGCAGGTCCAGCTTGCGGACCTGGGCGGCGATGCCGTCGAGGCCGGGCACGGTCGTCCCTTCGCCGACCGGGTGACCGGAGCTGATCAGGGCGGGAAGCACCGGCGGTATCGAAGCGTGCTGCACCGACTGCTCGACGGCGACGCTCGCCAGGTGCAGCGTCAGGGCGCTGCCGGAGCCACCGGTGGCCGTCAGTGCGCCGGTCTGACCGCCGAGTTGCGCGGTCGGCTGCCAGACCGACGGACCGCCGAGCTCGATCCCGGGCCGGCCGGGAATCCCCAGCTCGCTGATCACCACGTCGCCCTCGACGCCGGTGACGTCGTCGATCGGCCGGGTGACCCCGAGGCGCACCAGCCGGCAACCGCCCTCACAGGCGAGATCGGCGGTCAGGGTGCGGCTGCGGCCGGGGACGAGCGGCAACGCCGGGAACCGCACCGAGAAGCGGCTGTCGTCGCGCAGGCTCACGACGGTGGCCTCCAGGATCACGGCCTTCGGTGGCGGTTGCGATGGCGGCTCCTGCCCGTCGAGCGTCTTGGGCAGCAGCACGCGCATCGGGCCGGTGCTCGCGGTGACCTCGAGCTCGGTCCCGCGCAGCTCGATCGGCGCCGGTGCGGCCGGTGCGCGCAGCGCCTGGAACCCCTGCTCGTCGGTCAGCTGTTCGCCGCGGAAGGCGACCCGACGGAAGCTGTCCGGCTCGATCATCATCGTGCGCAGCGCGTCCGGCGACGCCGTCGTACCGACCAGGACTGGTGTCGACCAGCGACGGTCGGGGTCCACGGCGTCGAGCGCGCGCAGCATCGGGCCCAGGCCGGTGGCGTTCGCCTCGATCACGCCGGCCGCGCCGACCTCATAGCCGGCTCGGGTCTCCCGGTTGCTGCCGGCCACCGATGCCGCCTGACCGGCGAACGACACCAGGGCGGTCGCCACCGCGACAACGGCCACGATGCGGGTCACCGCCGGGCGCCGCGAGACCTGCAGGGCACCGAGTGCGAGGCCCAGCCGACCGGCCCGGAGTGCCCGTCGGCTGACCAGCGCCGCCGTCGGGAGTAGCAGGTGCGCGAAGGTGAGACCGACCGCCAGCGCGAGCAGGGTCGGGGTGAGCACGGGTAGCGGTCCACGTCCGCCGCCGGTGAGTGCGGCGACCAGTGCGGCCGTCGCGAGCACGACGATCGCGACATCCCCGATGGCCACCGCCCGGCCGCGCCGCCGCGGTACCACCCGGCGCAGCAGCGTGGAGATGGGCAACCGGACCACCGATCGCACGGTCCACGCGACTACACCGGCCCCGACCAGAAGCGCGACGGCCAGCGCAGCCGGCACTGTCCAGGGGAGCTCCAGCGGAGAACCGCCGTCCAGCCAGGTCGCCCGTACGACGAGCAGCAGGGCGAAACCGCTCAGCAGACCGGCCAGCGTGCCCGCCAGAACCGGCGTCGCGAGCTCCAGCGTCAGTGTGCGTCCGGCTCGGCGTGTACTGGAGCCGCGCAGCCGGGCCACGGCGAGCTCGGGCCGACGCTGGTCGACCACCGCGGCCAGGGCGAGGGCCAGGACGACGACTCCGAACAGGGCGACCTGCACCATCACCAGCGGGATGATCGTGGTCGCCTGCCGTCGCTCGGCGGCCACCGCATCGACCAGACCGATCAGACCGGACGTGTTGACGGCGTTGTAGCCCAGTTGCTTCGCATTGCCTTCAACCGTGGTGGTTGCGTCCTTGAGGCGCTGCAGGTCGTCGAGGCGGGTGATGCTGGGCAACGGCCGGGTGTCGACGGTGTTGCGGTGACCCCACGCCGCCTGGTCGAAGGTGCTGCGCCCGGTGAGCAGGTAGTCCAGCCCGCCGGGGTCGGAGTCGGTAGGCCCGGTGTGCGAGTGGCCGGTCGGAGGCCGGCCGAACCAGTACAGGTCCTGCGCGTCCTGGGGCAAGTACAGGCCGACGACGGTCAGCGTGCCGCTGCCGACGTACTGGGTCGGATTGACGTTCAGCCGTTGCCCGAGCTTGATGCCGTGGTTCTCGACGTCCGCGGTGGACGCCGCCACCTCGTTGGGCGCGTCCGGGCAGCGGCCGGCGGTCAGCGTCAGGCGTTCGCAGTAGCCGTCGCGCCAGAGCAGCCGCCCTTCTGGTTTCGGGGCGGTGATCTCGGGGCCGGTGAGCCAGGTGACGTCGACGTGCGCGCCGTACACCGGCGGGCCGAACAGCGGTCTCAGGTCGGGCGGGACGAGGTTCTTCAGCTCCTCGGGCGCCGTCGGTTTGCTGGCGCCGGCACTGCTCGGCGGCGGCAGGGCCTCCAGCTGCCAGGCGGCGACGAGTGGCCGGTCAGTCAGCGTCTCGGTCGTCACGGTCTGCTCGACGGCCCGGGCGAACCAGGGCGCGAAGGTCGCGCAGGTGCCGATCAGCAGGCTGACCCCGGCCAGCACCACCGCTTGGGAACGCCGGTACCGCAACGCTCGCCCTAGGAACATCTCGCAGGCACCCCCAGCCGCCGTTTCATTTCAGGCGAACCTACGGACCGGCAGGTCTCGGCGTCACCGCGTCGGCGGGCACCGATGCGCTTTTGTTGCCTCGGCTGCGGTCGATCGGTACCCAGCGAGCATCACCGCTCACGGCGAGTGCACCTGTTGCGTCGGTGAGCAATGCTGTGCGCATGACGGATTCGATGGTCGCAGTGGAGCTCGACAGGTCGCGGGGTGGATCACTGGAGGCGCTGCTCGCGCTGCCCAGCGGTGAGGTGCGGGCGTACGCCGTACTCGCGCACCGGTCCGCAGCCGCGGCGGCCGTCATCGCCGAGACCCTGGCCGGATCCGGGCTCGCGGTGCTGCTTTTCGAGAGCACCGACGTCGAGGACGTCGTGCGGGCCGCCGACCACCTGCGAGCGAACTTCGAGGCGCCGAGCGTGCTGATCGGCCACTCGGCCGGCGGTGTCGCCGTGCTCGCGGCGTCCCGGCGGATCGCCGAGACCCGCGCGGTCGTCACGGTCAACGCGCCGTCCGGCGAGATCCCACCCGCCCACACCGCCCTGCTGGTGATGCACGCCCCGACCGACCAGGTGGTCGGGATCCAGCACGCCGGGCACCTGTTCGTCGCCGCGCGGCACCCGAAGTCGTTCATCGCGCTGGACGGCGCCGACCACCTGCTCAGCGACCCGGCCGACGCGGCGTACGCGGCGGCCGTGCTGGCCGCGTGGGTCGCCCGGCACCTGCCGGCCGCCGGGACGCCGGCTCCGTCGGCCGCCGAGCTGGCACACCGCGTCGTGGTCACCGAGAGCGCCGACGCGCCGTACGGGCAACGCATCACCGCGGGACGCCACCAGCTCACCGCGGACGAGCCCGTCCCGCTCGGCAAGGACACCGGCCCCACGCCGTACGACCTGCTGCTGGCCGCGCTCGGTGCCTGCACGTCGATGACGCTGCGGATGTACGCCGAACGCAAGCAGCTCCCGCTGCGCCAGGTCTCGGTGCAGCTGCGGCACGCCCGGATCCACGCCACCGACTGCGAGAACTGCGAGACCGCCGTCGGGCTGCTGGACCGGATCGACGTCCGGATCCAGCTGGACGGCGACCTCACCGACGAGCAGCGCGACCGGTTGCTGGCCATCGCCGGCAAGTGCCCGGTGCACCGCACCCTGCACTCGGAGGTCCAGATCCGGACCTCGCTGGACGGGTGAGCCAGGATCGTCTCGCGGACGGTGCCCCCGGGCCGGGGCCGCCGCCGGCAGGGGTAGGTTCGGAGCCATGCGTGAATCCCAGCTCGGAGCTCTGACCGTTTCCAGCCTCGGCCTCGGCTGCATGGGGATGTCCCAGGCCTACGGCGTGCGCGACGACGACGCCGAGTCGATCGCGACCGTGCACGCCGCGATCGATGCCGGCTGCACCTTCCTCGACACCGCCGACGTGTACGGCGACGGCGCGAACGAGGAGCTGGTCGGCCGCGCGCTGGCCGGCCGCCGCGACCAGGTGGTGCTGGCGACCAAGTTCGGCTTCCGCCGCGACCAGGCCGGCGACACGATGCCGACCATCGTCGACGGCAGCCCGGAGTACGCCCGGAAGGCGCTCGACGCCTCGCTGCGCCGGCTCGGCGTCGAGCACATCGACCTGTGGTACCTGCACCGGCGCGACCCGCAGGTGCCGATCGAGGAGTCGGTCGGCGCGATGGCCGAGGCGGTGCAGGCCGGCAAGGTCCGCCACCTCGGGCTGTCGGAGGTCTCGGGGGAGACCGTGCGGGCCGCGCACGCGGTGCACCCGATCGCCGCGGTGCAGAGCGAGTGGTCGCTGTGGACCCGC from Kribbella flavida DSM 17836 harbors:
- a CDS encoding ABC transporter ATP-binding protein, whose protein sequence is MTALMPRVRRGGLAISTSGLVHIYRSQGHDVAALSGIGITVQAGELVGLLGPSGAGKSTLLQLCGGLLTPSAGRLRIGDHNLATMTEAELDRMRAADVGIVLQGAGRNLIPYLDAIDNVRYAQRAAPADRHLPEPAEVLELVGLGNHARTPLGSLTPGQIQLCAVAVGIATFPGLLLADEPTSQLDHQARDEVLAAISTINRTTGMTVLLITHDPDVAAVLPRTITIRDGRIASEGRSGEEFAVVATDGSLPLPPHVADLLPPGTLLRVTTTEDGEIRLSPVEQEDD
- a CDS encoding FtsX-like permease family protein; amino-acid sequence: MFLGRALRYRRSQAVVLAGVSLLIGTCATFAPWFARAVEQTVTTETLTDRPLVAAWQLEALPPPSSAGASKPTAPEELKNLVPPDLRPLFGPPVYGAHVDVTWLTGPEITAPKPEGRLLWRDGYCERLTLTAGRCPDAPNEVAASTADVENHGIKLGQRLNVNPTQYVGSGTLTVVGLYLPQDAQDLYWFGRPPTGHSHTGPTDSDPGGLDYLLTGRSTFDQAAWGHRNTVDTRPLPSITRLDDLQRLKDATTTVEGNAKQLGYNAVNTSGLIGLVDAVAAERRQATTIIPLVMVQVALFGVVVLALALAAVVDQRRPELAVARLRGSSTRRAGRTLTLELATPVLAGTLAGLLSGFALLLVVRATWLDGGSPLELPWTVPAALAVALLVGAGVVAWTVRSVVRLPISTLLRRVVPRRRGRAVAIGDVAIVVLATAALVAALTGGGRGPLPVLTPTLLALAVGLTFAHLLLPTAALVSRRALRAGRLGLALGALQVSRRPAVTRIVAVVAVATALVSFAGQAASVAGSNRETRAGYEVGAAGVIEANATGLGPMLRALDAVDPDRRWSTPVLVGTTASPDALRTMMIEPDSFRRVAFRGEQLTDEQGFQALRAPAAPAPIELRGTELEVTASTGPMRVLLPKTLDGQEPPSQPPPKAVILEATVVSLRDDSRFSVRFPALPLVPGRSRTLTADLACEGGCRLVRLGVTRPIDDVTGVEGDVVISELGIPGRPGIELGGPSVWQPTAQLGGQTGALTATGGSGSALTLHLASVAVEQSVQHASIPPVLPALISSGHPVGEGTTVPGLDGIAAQVRKLDLLDGPINRYPERTAVVDLETMRRLGGGVDPLRIAFEIWLTPEGLANADRVLAALEKERIDAKVADRSDDVAATYGRSASALALQLTPVVGIAGWSLAIIVLLLMVVTSWRSRAQDYASLKITGVPAATTGRAARWEQTGPVALAVLLGSACGVVGAQIALPLIPLFADTGQPSAIPLDLGTNWVVAAVLWLIGTVVLTTTTVLLGAGVNRRAGYQRIREDLS
- a CDS encoding bifunctional alpha/beta hydrolase/OsmC family protein — encoded protein: MTDSMVAVELDRSRGGSLEALLALPSGEVRAYAVLAHRSAAAAAVIAETLAGSGLAVLLFESTDVEDVVRAADHLRANFEAPSVLIGHSAGGVAVLAASRRIAETRAVVTVNAPSGEIPPAHTALLVMHAPTDQVVGIQHAGHLFVAARHPKSFIALDGADHLLSDPADAAYAAAVLAAWVARHLPAAGTPAPSAAELAHRVVVTESADAPYGQRITAGRHQLTADEPVPLGKDTGPTPYDLLLAALGACTSMTLRMYAERKQLPLRQVSVQLRHARIHATDCENCETAVGLLDRIDVRIQLDGDLTDEQRDRLLAIAGKCPVHRTLHSEVQIRTSLDG
- a CDS encoding aldo/keto reductase — its product is MRESQLGALTVSSLGLGCMGMSQAYGVRDDDAESIATVHAAIDAGCTFLDTADVYGDGANEELVGRALAGRRDQVVLATKFGFRRDQAGDTMPTIVDGSPEYARKALDASLRRLGVEHIDLWYLHRRDPQVPIEESVGAMAEAVQAGKVRHLGLSEVSGETVRAAHAVHPIAAVQSEWSLWTRDPETGVLPTLRELGIGFVPFSPLGRGFLTGQITSPADFGPDDMRASMPRFTGDNFQKNLDLVAKVKELAAARGVTPGQLALAWLLAQGNDVAPIPGTKRRSYLAENLGAADITLTPEELTALDEAFPPDAVAGDRYNEGGMKMVGR